AGGTGTGGGACCACAACGCTGTCAACAGCATTGAGAAGGCCATTCAGAAGTCGGAACTGGGTATGCCCCCCCAGAAGGATGGGAACATCATCCGCCTGGTGGTGCCCCAGCTCACCGAGGAGAGGCGGCTGGAACTGGTCAAGGTGTGCCGCAAGAAGGCCGAGGATGAAAAGGTCGCCATAAGGAACCTGCGAAGGGACGCCAACGACATGCTGAAGGACCTTGAGAAGGAGAGAGAGGTCTCCGAGGACGAAGCGCGGCGCGCCCTGGATGAGGTCCAGAAGCTCACAGACAAGTACATCCAGGCCATCGAGGGGGTTCTCAAGATCAAGGAAGAGGAGATAATGGAGGTCTAGGAGGAGTGCCTTCTGGACGTGGTGGGGCTTACCCTGACCGAGGCCGAGGTTGTCCTGGAGGAGAGGGGCCTGTCCTGGCAAGTCAGAGTGACGGGGCCCCCGGGGAAGAACCCCTCCGGCCAGCTTCGTGTCATACAGACAAGGGTTATCGGGCCCGCCCAGGTTCTTCTGGTGTGTGCCCACCACGACGCGGGGAAAGGGGGTAGGGGACTTGGCGCTGAAGATCACCGATGAGTGCGCCGCCTGCGGCGCGTGCAAAGAGGAGTGCCCTGAGGAGGCCATTGAGGAAGGCGACATCTACGCAATCGATCAAGATAAGTGCACTGAATGCGGATCCTGTCAAGATGTCTGCCCCACGGATGCAATCATAAAGGACCAGTAACACCAAGACCGAGCCCCCTCAGAGAGGGGGCTCGGTATAAAGGAAGCGCA
Above is a window of Bacillota bacterium DNA encoding:
- a CDS encoding 4Fe-4S binding protein, encoding MALKITDECAACGACKEECPEEAIEEGDIYAIDQDKCTECGSCQDVCPTDAIIKDQ
- the frr gene encoding ribosome recycling factor, which encodes MIREILEDVEERMKKTVEIFRKDLASTRAGRASPSLLDKVSVDYYGEMLPVTQVATISVPEPRLLVIQVWDHNAVNSIEKAIQKSELGMPPQKDGNIIRLVVPQLTEERRLELVKVCRKKAEDEKVAIRNLRRDANDMLKDLEKEREVSEDEARRALDEVQKLTDKYIQAIEGVLKIKEEEIMEV